The Candidatus Synechococcus calcipolaris G9 nucleotide sequence AGCATCCACAAACAGGGCACCACCAATGATATTGAAGACGGGAAAGCGGTATTCTACCGTGCCTTGAATAAAACTCCGACCAGAACCGAGGGATCCTTCTTCCCAACCCCGTACCGAATTTGACCCGCCAAGGGTAAAGGCTTCGTAGGGTGGCAAATCACCAAACACACTTCCGGCCTGTAGGTTAAAGGCTAGGGTTTGGGGGCCCTCAATCTTTAAGAAACCCACCGGAATAAAATAACTATAGCTACCCCGTACCCGATTCATTAAGATATTGCCATTTCCCGCCGGAATGGATTGCTCTGTTCCCAGACGGATCACGCTACCACTGGTGGCTCGGATCGGATCATTCCGTAAATCTCGCAGAATTGCCGCCTGAACCGTCAACAGATTATCCCGGCCCGTACTATTAAAGGTGAGGGGGTTGCCCAGTACATCCGTGGGCACAATAGTGAAGGAGGCATCTCGCGAAGTCACCTGTTGAAACTGTAAACCCAGGGAACCAATCCAGGAGGTACGAATCTGCTCTCGCTCCTTGGTAAAGGGCCGGGTGAAGACCACCGCTGTCCCTAGCCGGTTAATCCGGGGTAGACTGCCATTGGCCAAGGGAACATCAATGGGGCCATTGCTAAAGACATAGGGCACAGTAATCCGGTTAAATAGATTCGCCGTATAGGACGTGCGAAAGGGGTCTCCCTTAATCCAGGGATCCGTGAAGCTAATATCAAATAGAAGTTCGCCACGAGTACCCCCCTGAACTTCCGTATTAAATTTATAATTACGACCAAGAAGATTATTTTGTTGAAAAGCTACCGTACCAAAGAAACCGGAACCAGAACTAAACCCAGCTCCCGCCGAAATACTGCCGGTATTGCGTTCAGTAATGTTGAGTATCAGATTGACTTTGCGTGGATCCTGACCCGGTTCTAGAGCTACCTGAACATCGTCAAAAAGACCTAGATCAAAGAGCCGCCGCAAGTCCCCCTGGACCGTCTCTTGATTTAAGACTTCCCCTGGCTGGGTATCCATTTCCCGACTAATAATGTAGTCACGGGTTCGTTGCTTGCCTGGCTCCCCTTCTTTATCCAGAAAATTAAAGGTAATTTGCTCCACAACTCCTTCTGCAACCTGTATCGTGATCACGCCATCGGAGTCAATCTGAGGAGTCCCCACGACTTGACCCAGAATATAGCCTCGATCCTTGTAAAACGTATTAATCTGCTCAATCCCTTCCTGGAGTTCCTTGAGGTTAATATTGCGACCAACCTGGGGAGCGAAAATTTCCGTCACTTCTTCTTGGGTCAGGATTTGGTTGCCAGCGACTTGTACCGCCCGCAGAATTGGATAGGGTTGGACATTAAAGGTGACACGCACCCCCAAGGGGGTATCTGATGGTTCGGCTCGCACATCGGCAAAAAAGCCGGTACCGTAAATGGCATTGGTATCCTGTTGGAGTTGACTCCGGGTCGCCGTACTGCCAGGGCGGGTAGAGATGACCTGGTAGACCAGTTGTTCAAGTTCGGGCGTGGCCCCTCGGACGACAACTTCGGCAATGAGGACTTGGGGTTCACTGTCTGTTTGTGGTGGTTGGCCAAAGGGTAAACCGGGGGGTGCTGGGGCCGGAACTGCTGGCACGTCGTTGGGAGGCTCTCCCTGGGGGGCTGTTTCTATACCCGGTGGCTCCACTTCGGGAACTGCAAGGTCATCGGTGGGGGGAACCGTTAGTTCTGGATCGGCGGGCAATGCCGGAGTATCCGCCGGAATATCCGTTTGTCCTCGGGCAGGTTCCACGATCGTGCATAGAGCGATCGCCAAGAGCGTTGATAAGCTAAAGGCGGCCCAGGAGCGGGCTAGGCCAGACGGCC carries:
- a CDS encoding BamA/TamA family outer membrane protein is translated as MIESMMLQPTRPSGLARSWAAFSLSTLLAIALCTIVEPARGQTDIPADTPALPADPELTVPPTDDLAVPEVEPPGIETAPQGEPPNDVPAVPAPAPPGLPFGQPPQTDSEPQVLIAEVVVRGATPELEQLVYQVISTRPGSTATRSQLQQDTNAIYGTGFFADVRAEPSDTPLGVRVTFNVQPYPILRAVQVAGNQILTQEEVTEIFAPQVGRNINLKELQEGIEQINTFYKDRGYILGQVVGTPQIDSDGVITIQVAEGVVEQITFNFLDKEGEPGKQRTRDYIISREMDTQPGEVLNQETVQGDLRRLFDLGLFDDVQVALEPGQDPRKVNLILNITERNTGSISAGAGFSSGSGFFGTVAFQQNNLLGRNYKFNTEVQGGTRGELLFDISFTDPWIKGDPFRTSYTANLFNRITVPYVFSNGPIDVPLANGSLPRINRLGTAVVFTRPFTKEREQIRTSWIGSLGLQFQQVTSRDASFTIVPTDVLGNPLTFNSTGRDNLLTVQAAILRDLRNDPIRATSGSVIRLGTEQSIPAGNGNILMNRVRGSYSYFIPVGFLKIEGPQTLAFNLQAGSVFGDLPPYEAFTLGGSNSVRGWEEGSLGSGRSFIQGTVEYRFPVFNIIGGALFVDAASLLGTQSNVPGQPGIVRGKPGEGVGYGGGVRVNTPLGNVRIDFGWNNEGGTAFSFGIGERF